DNA sequence from the Lachancea thermotolerans CBS 6340 chromosome H complete sequence genome:
CTTTGTTGGGAAAGTGGACTTTAATGTCTCCTTCTAGCAGCTTGACCGACTTATCATAGATATCTGAAATAGTGACGGTTTTCGAGCgcaaaaattttgacagcTCTCCAGCACCTGTAATCCCACTAGTCATTGCTGTGAAATACCCGCAACGAACCCTCAATAGCGTCTAACTTTAGTCGAATTCACTATTTTAGAGTCTCtagagcttcaaaattttccgaTGAGCTATGTTGACGTTCGTGTTTTGAGATGTGCAAACCATGAAAAATACATCTTCTGGAGAGTTAGAAGAGAGGTTGATGTAAGAATTAGGCTTGATCATCTATTTATACTGGGACGACTGAAGACCTCTAGCAGTGAACATGACTGCCAACATACTCGGCGAAAAGAGCGATCTTTTTATGGATGTTGATAATCTCGACTTCCTTAAGGATTCAACTACGGATATCAACGATGAGAGCTACATGGACGAAGACAACTTCGGTATTGATGAGGTAAGTGGCGCAATCGAGACTCAATTCGAGGGCGAACAGCCAATTAAAGAGCCTTTGAGTTCTTTCAGAGCAGAGGGGAAAGCTCTCCAGTTCCGTGTGGGACCAGTGCTTTCTCGCTCCCTTGGATTCGTTTCTGGCAAATGTCAAGACGCATCAGAGAGTAAACTTTACACGCCCAACTTCCACGGTATTGACACCACGGAAAACTACAAACAGTATATTATGACCTGCTTTGAAATATACAAAAACTTAGGTGAGGACAGGTTCTTCTCTGTGCCTACGATGGGACTAATTAATCATTCAGCACCTATGGAGCACTCACAAGCTGTTAACATGGCCATAGATGCAATGTCTGATGAATTGGAGGTTTTTTCGGGTACTCAAAAGCCAGCGCGCGCTGCTGAGCTCGAAGAATGCCTTGCTATCATAAACTGTTCTAGGGCGCTTCATTTTACCGATGGTAATGACAACGAGGAGGCCAATTCTGCGGTTCTGAAGCAGCTAACACAATGGGTGAACAGGGCTGATGGGGAACCCTCTGAAGAAGCCGTTGCGGAGGCATTTAGCGGCAGTGTTTCTTACAAGAGTCCGTTGTTTTGGCGCTTGGTCaatcagcttcttttgagaggCCTCTTTGACCAAGCCATTGGTGTCCTAGAGAGGTCCCATTTGCTCAAAGATATCGAAAACACCTGTGAGATCACTTTCAATGTCCTTAATGATGCAATTTCTCTATTGAAGCAATATCCATTTGAACTCGGAGAAGCGTTTCGGGAGTGGAAGGCGACCGCATTACAAATTTCCCAGTTCTTTGTAGACTCTACAACTAATGTTGATCCCGAGTTGCGGGATTTCGTGTCTGATATGATTTTGCTGATGAGCGGTAATCAATCAAAGACCTTGCAATACTCTAGAACATGGTATGAATCATTCTGTGGGCTCATGTTATTTTACATCCCCACACTAGAATTAACGGAGGAGTATCTGCAAATATCATTGAAAGCGCATCCGCTGGACGTTTGCAACAACTGGGAACAAGCATGTGTTTACGTTATTCAAGGCAAGCTGTATGCAGTACTGCCCATACTTGAGTCCCTTGACTACTGCACGGCTGTATTCTACTCTGCGATATGCGAGGCAAAAGGCCTGCTTGAAAACAGTAGCACCTTGATGGCACATTCTAACGGCTCTGAGGGTCTTGAGGGCGACCTTTTCTCATCGAATAATAGCATGGCATGCTACCTGATGCATGAGTTCGCGCTGGAACTTTGCTGCTACGAGGACAAAAACTTGTGGTCGGTCGGCATTGGGATACTTGCCCTCTCGCCCAGTGACAACGACAGTGCCAAGAGGCTGGCAATTGCGGAACTACTGCCGCATTACCCGTTCCAAAATAACGACGACATTGAATGGCTGCTCACGCTTTGTGCCAAGTGGAGGCTGCCTGATGTGGCGAAGACGATCTATCGCATATTGGGTAACAAGGTGCTCTACGAAAACAACGTTATTGAAGCCATGACTAACTTTAGCAAGGCAGGAGAGTTCGAGTGGGTGAAACATTACTCCTGGATGATCTTCGAGGCGTCTGCGATGAAGGGCGCACCTCTCGAAGATATGATCATCGACGCGAT
Encoded proteins:
- the NUP85 gene encoding Nup85p (similar to uniprot|P46673 Saccharomyces cerevisiae YJR042W NUP85 Subunit of the Nup84p subcomplex of the nuclear pore complex (NPC) required for assembly of the subcomplex and also for formation of the nucleocytoplasmic Gsp1p concentration gradient that plays a role in nuclear trafficking), with amino-acid sequence MTANILGEKSDLFMDVDNLDFLKDSTTDINDESYMDEDNFGIDEVSGAIETQFEGEQPIKEPLSSFRAEGKALQFRVGPVLSRSLGFVSGKCQDASESKLYTPNFHGIDTTENYKQYIMTCFEIYKNLGEDRFFSVPTMGLINHSAPMEHSQAVNMAIDAMSDELEVFSGTQKPARAAELEECLAIINCSRALHFTDGNDNEEANSAVLKQLTQWVNRADGEPSEEAVAEAFSGSVSYKSPLFWRLVNQLLLRGLFDQAIGVLERSHLLKDIENTCEITFNVLNDAISLLKQYPFELGEAFREWKATALQISQFFVDSTTNVDPELRDFVSDMILLMSGNQSKTLQYSRTWYESFCGLMLFYIPTLELTEEYLQISLKAHPLDVCNNWEQACVYVIQGKLYAVLPILESLDYCTAVFYSAICEAKGLLENSSTLMAHSNGSEGLEGDLFSSNNSMACYLMHEFALELCCYEDKNLWSVGIGILALSPSDNDSAKRLAIAELLPHYPFQNNDDIEWLLTLCAKWRLPDVAKTIYRILGNKVLYENNVIEAMTNFSKAGEFEWVKHYSWMIFEASAMKGAPLEDMIIDAIVSGEAETEVAPEILESVMTNAMRQTLSPYAVLYQFYQQRVAHDWEGALSSLVSLLEFRYMPKHYISLLVAQFLYPTFLKDDTAAISEDMVIRIIKTLDRVSTDDKSVALYEALKSGEGRDDEGLPKQLGDLLPLVRQRLSYKICQEYMSVA